CTTCAGATTGAGCAAAATGCTGACGAAGCATCCATTAAGAAACAGTTCAGAAAGCTCGCCCTCCAATTTCATCCTGATAAGAACAAGTTTCCTGGTGCAGAAGCTGCCTTTAAATTGATCGAAGAAGCACAGAGGTTTCTTTGTGACCAGTCAAAACGGTCACAATTTGATATGAAGCTTAAGACTATGAGACATGGTCAATAGATGCAGTCTCAAAATCAGCCGAGTAGGAGTAACGATCCAAACAAACAACCTGGAATACATGCTAATCCTTCGGGTATTGGTACAGAAGCACAATTTAAAAGCATGAATCCTcaccagcaaaaacagcagcagatcCCACCAGTATATGCTAATGACCTCCTCTGGACTATATGCCCTTTTTGTAGTATAAGGTACCACAGAGACATTATGAACAGAGCTCCCCGCTGTCGAAGGTGCATGAAACCTTTTATTGCTAATAATTTGAATAAACAAGGGATGCCTTCTGGACATGAGAATATAGTTAGTCGATCAGGACGAGAGACTACTAAAATCAATGAGCCAGTGGAAAATCAATGAGCCAGTGGATACGGCAGAGAAAGATAAATGAAAGGTTCTTCTTGAAGAAAGTACACCAGATGAAAATGCTGAAAACTGCAAAAATGATTGACACAAAGTAGCTGAAAATTCATGAATGACCTGAACCAGTGGTCGTTGAAGTTGCTGATCCAGATTTTGATGACGTTGATAGGGATAAGAGTGACGGTAGATAAGAGTGAAGGTTGCAGTTGTAAAAGTAGATGGTACAATCAAGGTGTTGGTTTTGGAGAAGGTTTCTGATAACTAGACAAGGATCAGACAAAAGCAGGCTGTGATTCCATACTTGAAATACCACGCTGTGAGTTGCTTAGATTCTCTTACCAAATTCCTGCAATCCGGTTGAATGATGAAAAAGTAGGAACCTTGCATAGATGCTGGGAGTTGGATCCCAAAGCAATGAGTGTTTGTTTATTTAATAGTAGGCTTCGTGTAAGTTTGATGTACAAGTCTGTGTTCTTTTGATCTTCTGTTCAGAATTAGTTTTTGATGTGATGCAGCAGTATGGGATTTAGCAATTTTTTCGTTTTTCATACGCGGTATGGGGAGAACGTTTTCTGAATGAGGTATCCATTTGCATCCTCAAGTAGCTTTTTTTTGCTCTTCATTTGTTTCATCGCTTGCCTTAAGTATTATTAGTTTTAGCTAGTAATCTGTAATCATTATGCTGATAGTAGCATATTCTATTATGCTTTCTTACTTTAGGTTTTGCTTCAGCATATCTATTTCTGCCGGGATTTACAGTATATGATTACTTTAGGAAAAGTAGTCCATAAAGACGAAGAAGTGATGGAGGTATGCAATTGTTTTTAATCTTCAGCCTTGTTGTTTACCTTTTATTTTTGTAGGTGGGAAGCTGCACAAATTCCAATGTGAAAGAGGCAGAGCTCTTGATGAGAGTAAAGCTTATCAAGGAACAAACAGTATATATGCTTGAGATACCCGATTTTGTGAAGTGCCCTCATCACCTACAGCCATCAAAAGACTGAATgactaatatttaattatttttggacGTACTGTATTAAATTCTtaattcattcattttttttcttcttctgcactAGAAACCTGAGAAGggtgctgctgctggtggtggAATTTGTTCTTCCTCCAAACTTCACACTGgctagtcttcttcttcttcatcctgtAAGTACCTTACGGTTTTCTATCCAGGGTTTCTAATCTACACTCAAGCATTCATATCTTCCATTAGaattattgattgattgattatcatggCACATAAAACTTTGTGTTCTGTGCATAGAGAAAAAAACTTTTTCCTTCCAGTTTTTTCCTAATCTCCTTGTCTGTGATTAGGATTTGTGTTAGTTTTTCATCATGGAGTTTGATAAATAGAACTTTACTGTTGAAATCAAATATGTGGGTTCTTCGATTTTCTGGGTAGTTAAAGTTTTCTTGCATTAGTATTGTCAACATTTGAAATGCCTAGCAGTTTTCGATTCGACTGATAAGAGGAGATATTACCCGAAACATTGTTCGGAAGCAGTGGTTACTGGGGTTGCATAGGAGGTGTTCTGTAGAAATTGAGATACAGATGTCGGCTTATGCCAAGATTGGTGTAACAATAGCATTGTTGGTTTTTCATAATGGTATTTGATGCTGTAAGATTGTCAGTTGAGTGGATGATatcgtgttttttttcttttttttaatgtcCTGACTAGTAGATTTTGAAATGTGTGTTTTTAAGAATGAAGTAGCGCACCTAGTGTCTCATAAATGTTCTTGGAATAAGTTACTGATATTAATTATGGTGTATTGTTGATCATTGTTAAAGGAGTGCAGCCTTTAGTGATCAAAGATGCTGCAAATTTCTTGATCACGACCTGCTTTTTTTTCTCCTTAGGAGATTGATGCAAATATGAATCATACTCTAAAGTCTAATCTAAAAGAAGTTGTTGCGCATTCTGACTTGGAAAGTTAAGAGTTACAAGTGTTAGGCTTAGTCCAATGGATGTTCGTATAGAACATGTAGACCCCTACCACATCACTCTGAACATTGCCTGGGTGCAGTGGTTTGGAACGATGTATGAAGCTAAGAGAGACATGGTGTCTCCTGGCCCAAAAAGTAGAAAGCCAGCCATGGTGTCTTGCTTGACCATAACACTTAGCCTTAAAATCCTTAGCATCAGGTAGTACTTGTGTTACAACTGGATGTGTTActgattcaaaatttcaaatcagTAATGTCCAACTAAGTTTGAAGTAGGAAAAGTTGATGCTTGTGAAGCTTTTTGTACACAGGAGTATTGTTATGGTGGAGAGTTTGGTACACCTACAACATGATAAAAGAATTACTGCTTGCCTAGCTATGAGGAACCTAATTATTACAAAGAATGAAATGATCTCGTAGTTATAGATTGTAAAAAGTTAATAACTAGAATTATGCATGATAACTTTATAGTGTGCATTTTGAATTCTCAAAATCAATGCTTGCAGTTTTTTATCTGCTACTACTGAAATGAAAAGACCAAAATGTTCTATCGAAGGGTAGTTCCCTTCTTGCTGTTTAATTTTACTGGAGCTGTTGCATTGACTGATTTTAATGATCTTGCAATTTATTGTGGTTGCAGTATACATGTTACTACATACAGCTCATGTTGGGACTTTGATATATTAGGGGTAATAAGGTTGCTGCTGTTCTGTGACTTTGACATGGGTTTCATTTCTAGCCTACCCTGACGTGTTTGCGACCGAAGGCTTGGttgtagttgttgttgttgattgtaaTTGTCGGTGTAGTAAGGTTGCTGCTGTAGGTATACAAGAACTGCGGGATGTTATAGTTTTAGGTGTTTTACTTGTTTAATTAAGGTTGGTTAGTTGATTTCGAGATTCAATACTCGGACAAAAACCGCCATGGAAATGGTAAATATGTCATGTTGGTGTTGTTAAGGAGTTTGTTTTGAGTTGTTCATTTAAACCTTCTTGATAACATGATATGTGAACTCTTTGCCAAACTTTGGTTTGAAAAATTTCTTTGTGGTAGTATCTGCAAGGCCTTAAGATGTGGTATAGTTGAGATGGTTTGAGGTTATTTTGGGTTTGGTCAATTGAATGTCGTGTATTGAAGCTGTGTGTGGTGTATATTCTAAATTAGGGTATGGAAGAAACATTGGTTATATTTATTATGTGTTTTACAGTCTTTCAGCAAGGCCTTGGAGAAAGGAAGTCAGGCGATTTTAGATGCTTTAGGTGAGCCTATTGGAAGGCTTCAGTTGTACAATGCTTCCCTTGCTGTAGCTTACCATAGGAGTTCGTTGTGGCCACGAGGAACTGGTATTTTTCATTGCGGCCGGAAGGTTTGCAGCTCTTTCTTGCATTCATATGTTTTATTCTTATTTAGTTCGATAATTCACTTTCGCATATTAACTTGCGACGCCTGGTGTTCACTGTGAACCCCGAAGACTAGTGAAACTACAGCTGTACTGATCCCACAGTGCTCCTATGTAATTAGTTTTTAGGAGTATCAGGTTGCTAGTGCTAGACTGCTAGATAAATGGTTTCTTGAAAATATTACATTTCAGGTTGACATTTCTTGAATTATTATCAAGACTGCCTTTCATGCAACTACAAATTGTGTTGTTTTTTTTCCTCTGCGCTTTTGCCCTGAAATATGTACATATTTCATTAATTGATTGCTTTATCCGTTTGTGTAAGTGACTCGCTGCTTCCAGTTCTATTTCCATTTTTACGGCGGTCAAAACTGGGGGATCGTAAGAGAAGAACCAGACACTGAGGATAAATCTTTCACGAATCAACCCAAAGAAAACAGTCGAAAAGACACGTTCGGTAGCAACGGAGGAGCTCCCGTCATCATCACCATCTCCTTCCTCAACCATATCATCACCATGTCCTTCTAGTCTCATCGCTGATCCAAACCTGCATCGTCACAGCTGAAGCACACTGAAGGtagaatatcatcatcatctcctTCCACACCCATTTTCATTTCAAACCCTCCTTGGCCGTAAGACATGGTTTctccaaaaggaaaaagaaggaaAATTTCCGAAGTCTTGTAAAGAGAAACATGCACTTGTAAACAAATATTTTGGATTATGTACACACATCTAAAAATATGGATAACAATAGGAAAACACTCAacataaacaattttttttcttttagaatctacatatataaaaaaactaTTCTTGGCCATAGTGATAACAACGGTTTCGTGGTGTAGTTGGTTATCACGTCAGTCTAACACACTGAAGGTCTCCAGTTCAAACCTGGGCGAAGCCATAtaatcctttttctttttccttttttataaGGCGTACTCTTTTAAGTTGTCACTCATTTTCCTTTTCTCAAGTCGTGGGTAATTGTTTCATATCAGAAAGCTATTCAAGAGGACAGAAATGGGTGTTTTTCCGAATTTATCATTGAAGAGCAACAAAGAAGAGGCTGTAAGAGCCAAGGAACTGgctgagaagaagatgaatagcAAGGATTATGCAGGAGCTCAAACAATGATCACTAAGGCTAAAAAACTATACCCGAGTATAGAAAATGTCAGCCAGATGCTAATTGTATGCCAAGTACATTGTTCTGCTGAGCGCAAAGTACATGGGTCAGAACCAGACTGGTATGACATCCTTCAGATTGAGCAAACTGCTGATGAAGCATCCATTAAGAAACAGTTCAAAAACCTAGCCGTCCAACTTCATCCTGATAAGAACAAGTTTCCTGGCGCAGAAGCTGCCTTTAAATTGATTGGTCAAGCACAGAGGTTGCTTTGTGACCCATCAA
This genomic interval from Papaver somniferum cultivar HN1 unplaced genomic scaffold, ASM357369v1 unplaced-scaffold_151, whole genome shotgun sequence contains the following:
- the LOC113336242 gene encoding dnaJ homolog subfamily B member 14-like, with the translated sequence MGVFPNLSLKSNKEEAVRAKELAEKKMNSKDYAGAQTMITKAKKLYPSIENVSQMLIVCQVHCSAERKVHGSEPDWYDILQIEQTADEASIKKQFKNLAVQLHPDKNKFPGAEAAFKLIGQAQRLLCDPSKRSQFDITLKIVRPSHQRKPQNQPSRNDYPSKQPEIHSNPAGTGTEAQFTSMNPHQQKQQQQKNLPRHITI